In one window of Cystobacter fuscus DSM 2262 DNA:
- the carB gene encoding carbamoyl-phosphate synthase large subunit, whose product MPKRNDIRKVLVIGSGPIVIGQACEFDYSGTQAIKALREEGVEVVLLNSNPATVMTDPEFAHRTYIEPITVEVAERILAQERPDSVLPTMGGQTALNLAKALAEQGILEKYGVRLIGASLEAINKAEDRQLFKAAMQKIGVALPKSGYATNMQEALALIDEVGFPTIIRPSFTLGGTGGGIAYNREEFEAICRSGLKASPNSTILVEESVLGWKEYELEVVRDSADNVIIICSIENLDPMGVHTGDSITVAPAQTLTDREYQRLREASLRIIREIGVDTGGSNIQFGVNPRDGRIVVIEMNPRVSRSSALASKATGYPIAKVAAKLALGYTLDELRNDITRDTPASFEPTLDYVVVKVPRFNFEKFPHADRTLTTSMRAVGEVMAMGRTFREAYLKAMRSMESGRTGLEAPELPTEKEERRKVLRDYVRVPRPERPIYVAQAFREGLSVEDVHELSAIDPWFLRHIQGLVREAESIQALGGLDKLPDDTLRAAKADGLSDKYLAQLLGCTEAEVRARRHAKGIRPVYKRVDTCAAEFEAYTPYLYSTYEEEDEAPPTARQKVLILGSGPIRIGQGIEFDYCCVHAAFALRSAGYETVMVNCNPETVSTDYDTSDRLYFEPLTIEDVLEVSQREKPVGAIVQFGGQTPLRLSVPLEKAGLPILGTSPDAIDRAEDRERFAQLIEKLGLTQPENGVARSHEEAFRVAQRIGYPVMVRPSYVLGGRAMEVVYDQQSLERYMREAVSASPEHPVLIDRFLKEAIEVDLDLVADRTGAVLVGGVLEHVEEAGVHSGDAACTLPPHSLSPDLVERMKDQAIALARELGVVGLMNVQFAIQGKTIYVLEVNPRASRTVPFISKATGVALAKIASLCMVGKTLAELGATSIPEFKHVAVKESVFPFARFAGVDVILGPEMKSTGEVMGIAADFPSAFAKSQQAAGVKLPRSGKVFISVRNDDKPAVVDLARRLRALGFKLVTTGGTHDYLAAKGIETEKVLKVAEGRPHIVDKIVDGQIVLVINTTFGKQEISDSFSIRREALMHSVPYFTTVQAARMAVGAMESLTHTEQTVKPLQDYLGVK is encoded by the coding sequence ATGCCTAAGCGAAATGATATCCGGAAGGTTCTCGTCATTGGCTCGGGCCCGATCGTCATCGGGCAGGCGTGCGAGTTCGACTACTCAGGGACCCAGGCCATCAAGGCGTTGCGCGAGGAGGGCGTCGAGGTCGTCCTGCTCAACAGCAACCCGGCCACGGTGATGACGGACCCCGAGTTCGCTCACCGGACGTACATCGAGCCCATCACCGTCGAGGTCGCCGAGCGCATCCTCGCCCAGGAGCGTCCCGACTCGGTGCTGCCCACCATGGGCGGCCAGACGGCGCTCAACCTCGCCAAGGCGCTCGCCGAGCAGGGGATCCTGGAGAAGTACGGCGTGCGGCTCATCGGCGCGTCGCTCGAGGCCATCAACAAGGCCGAGGACCGGCAGCTCTTCAAGGCGGCCATGCAGAAGATCGGCGTGGCGCTGCCCAAGAGCGGCTACGCGACGAACATGCAGGAGGCGCTCGCCCTCATCGACGAGGTGGGCTTTCCCACCATCATCCGTCCCTCGTTCACCCTGGGCGGCACCGGCGGCGGCATCGCCTACAACCGCGAGGAGTTCGAGGCCATCTGCCGCTCGGGCCTCAAGGCGAGCCCCAACTCCACCATCCTCGTCGAGGAGAGCGTGCTCGGCTGGAAGGAGTACGAGCTGGAGGTGGTGCGCGACTCGGCGGACAACGTCATCATCATCTGCTCCATCGAGAACCTGGATCCGATGGGCGTGCACACCGGCGACTCCATCACGGTGGCCCCGGCGCAGACGCTCACCGACCGCGAGTACCAGCGGCTGCGCGAGGCGTCCTTGCGCATCATCCGGGAGATCGGCGTCGACACGGGCGGCAGCAACATCCAGTTCGGCGTGAATCCGCGGGACGGGCGCATCGTGGTCATCGAGATGAACCCGCGCGTGTCGCGCTCCAGCGCGCTCGCGTCCAAGGCGACGGGCTACCCCATCGCCAAGGTGGCCGCGAAGCTGGCCCTGGGCTACACGCTGGACGAGCTGCGCAACGACATCACCCGCGACACCCCGGCCTCCTTCGAGCCCACGCTGGACTACGTGGTGGTGAAGGTGCCGCGCTTCAACTTCGAGAAGTTCCCCCACGCCGACCGCACCCTCACCACCAGCATGCGCGCGGTGGGCGAGGTGATGGCCATGGGCCGCACCTTCCGCGAGGCCTACCTCAAGGCCATGCGCTCCATGGAGTCGGGCCGCACGGGCCTGGAAGCGCCCGAGCTGCCCACGGAGAAGGAGGAGCGGCGCAAGGTGCTGCGCGACTACGTGCGCGTGCCCCGTCCCGAGCGCCCCATCTACGTGGCCCAGGCCTTCCGCGAGGGGCTGAGCGTGGAGGACGTGCACGAGCTGTCCGCCATCGATCCCTGGTTCCTGCGCCACATCCAGGGCCTCGTCCGGGAGGCCGAGTCCATCCAGGCGCTTGGTGGGCTGGACAAGCTGCCGGATGACACGCTGCGCGCGGCCAAGGCGGATGGCCTCTCCGACAAGTACCTCGCCCAGCTGCTCGGGTGCACCGAGGCGGAGGTGCGCGCGCGCCGGCACGCCAAGGGCATCCGCCCCGTGTACAAGCGCGTGGACACCTGCGCCGCCGAGTTCGAGGCCTACACGCCCTACCTGTACTCCACCTACGAGGAGGAGGACGAGGCGCCCCCCACGGCGCGCCAGAAGGTGCTCATCCTGGGCAGTGGCCCCATCCGCATCGGCCAGGGCATCGAGTTCGACTACTGCTGCGTGCACGCGGCGTTCGCGCTGCGCTCGGCCGGGTACGAGACGGTGATGGTCAACTGCAACCCGGAGACGGTGTCCACCGACTACGACACGTCGGACCGGCTGTACTTCGAGCCGCTCACCATCGAGGACGTGCTCGAGGTGTCCCAGCGCGAGAAGCCCGTGGGCGCCATCGTCCAGTTCGGTGGCCAGACGCCGCTGCGCCTGTCGGTGCCCCTGGAGAAGGCGGGCTTGCCCATCCTCGGCACGTCCCCGGACGCCATCGACCGCGCCGAGGACCGCGAGCGCTTCGCGCAGCTGATTGAAAAACTGGGCCTCACCCAGCCGGAGAACGGCGTGGCGCGCAGCCACGAGGAGGCCTTCCGCGTGGCCCAGCGCATCGGCTACCCGGTCATGGTGCGGCCCTCCTACGTGCTCGGCGGCCGGGCGATGGAAGTGGTGTACGACCAGCAGAGCCTGGAGCGTTACATGCGCGAGGCGGTGAGCGCGTCGCCCGAGCACCCGGTGCTCATCGATCGTTTCCTCAAGGAGGCCATCGAGGTGGACCTGGACCTCGTCGCCGACCGCACCGGCGCGGTGCTGGTGGGCGGGGTGCTCGAGCACGTGGAGGAAGCGGGGGTGCACTCGGGTGACGCGGCGTGCACGCTGCCGCCGCACTCGCTGTCGCCCGACCTGGTCGAGCGCATGAAGGATCAGGCCATCGCCCTGGCGCGCGAGCTCGGGGTGGTGGGGCTGATGAACGTGCAGTTCGCCATCCAGGGGAAAACCATCTACGTGCTGGAGGTCAACCCGCGCGCGAGCCGCACCGTGCCCTTCATCTCCAAGGCGACGGGCGTGGCGCTCGCGAAGATCGCCAGCCTGTGCATGGTGGGCAAGACGCTCGCGGAGCTGGGCGCCACGAGCATTCCCGAGTTCAAGCACGTGGCCGTCAAGGAGTCGGTGTTCCCCTTCGCGCGCTTCGCTGGCGTGGATGTCATCCTCGGCCCGGAGATGAAGTCCACGGGTGAGGTGATGGGCATCGCCGCGGACTTCCCGTCGGCGTTCGCCAAGAGCCAGCAGGCTGCGGGCGTGAAGCTGCCCCGCAGCGGCAAGGTCTTCATCTCGGTGCGCAACGACGACAAGCCGGCGGTGGTGGACCTGGCGCGGCGCCTGCGCGCGCTCGGCTTCAAGCTGGTGACCACGGGCGGCACCCACGACTACCTGGCGGCCAAGGGCATCGAGACGGAGAAGGTGCTCAAGGTGGCCGAGGGCCGTCCGCACATCGTGGACAAGATCGTCGACGGGCAGATCGTCCTCGTCATCAACACCACGTTCGGCAAGCAGGAGATCTCCGACAGCTTCTCCATCCGCCGCGAGGCGCTGATGCACAGCGTGCCGTACTTCACGACCGTGCAGGCGGCCCGCATGGCCGTGGGCGCCATGGAGTCGTTGACCCACACCGAGCAGACCGTCAAGCCGCTGCAGGACTACCTCGGCGTGAAGTAG
- a CDS encoding thioesterase II family protein — MRAKSPWLVGKAIPGEPRVRLYCFPHSGGLPGEYVRWGRELPGVQVYGVCLPGRGERVAEAPPASMHELVDRFLAETDFTPPFVLFGHSLGALTAFEVVRELAVQGRPLPERLIVSAYAAPHLPRTASNLHALPDASLARAIDERYGAIPQHVMADPELLALLLPAFRADFTLLETYRYRPGSPLTVPLEVFGGDRDAVSLEKLELWREHTTSDFRLHRFAGGHFYFRENPRALIEVLGAVLGV, encoded by the coding sequence ATGAGAGCCAAGAGCCCGTGGCTGGTAGGCAAGGCCATCCCTGGAGAGCCCAGGGTTCGCCTGTACTGTTTTCCGCACTCGGGAGGCCTGCCTGGCGAGTACGTCCGGTGGGGTCGTGAACTGCCCGGCGTTCAGGTCTACGGCGTCTGTCTGCCGGGGCGCGGGGAGCGCGTCGCGGAGGCGCCACCGGCGAGCATGCACGAGCTCGTCGACCGGTTCCTCGCTGAAACGGACTTCACCCCACCCTTCGTTCTCTTCGGTCACAGCCTGGGTGCACTCACGGCGTTCGAGGTGGTCCGCGAGCTGGCCGTCCAGGGCCGGCCGCTCCCCGAGCGACTCATCGTGTCCGCATACGCCGCTCCGCACCTGCCTCGGACGGCCTCCAACCTGCACGCATTGCCAGACGCGAGCCTGGCCAGGGCCATCGACGAACGCTACGGAGCGATCCCTCAACACGTCATGGCCGACCCCGAGTTGCTCGCCCTGCTGCTACCGGCATTCCGGGCGGACTTCACCCTCCTGGAGACGTACCGCTACCGGCCGGGGTCGCCTCTGACGGTACCGCTGGAGGTGTTCGGCGGCGACCGGGATGCCGTGTCGCTGGAAAAGCTCGAACTCTGGCGTGAGCACACCACCTCGGACTTCCGGCTCCATCGCTTCGCTGGCGGCCACTTCTACTTCCGGGAGAATCCGCGGGCGCTCATCGAGGTACTGGGTGCCGTTCTGGGGGTGTAG
- a CDS encoding type I polyketide synthase, translated as MTDIAYEDNDPSRYIAVIGMAGRFPGAASVTQFWRNLCQGIESISVLDDQRDPAHPEYVPAYGVLAGAAEFDAEFFGYSPNDALILDPQHRLVLECAHEALESAGYGGSGRPMTGVFVGGSGTHYAEHVRARLDQLPFVDEWQLRQSTAVDFLSSRIAYQLGLTGPAVTVQTACSTSLVAVHVAIQSILAGDCDMAIAGGASVIASLPRMRYTPGGIVAPDGHCRTFDAASAGTVSASAVGLVVLRPLADALADGDHIHAVIRGSAINNDGRGKIGFTAPSVSGQVEVVRAAHAAAGVHSDEIGYVEAHGTATALGDPIEVAALTKAFGAGTGSRDRCWIGSVKTNIGHADAAAGVVGLIKTVLAVEHGVLPASLHFERPNPAIDFASSPFEVNTRLREWGTPGRPRIGGVNALGVGGTNAHAVVAQAPSAPEVSAGRSHQLLVLSARTPSGVETAARQLADHLRAHPDVNLADVAWTLQTGRTAYPHRRFVVAADPSEAVAALRGGSLEGNIAKTASPAPVFMFPGQGGQHVGMAAALYSQEPEFRRGLDQIADLAGPSLGLDLRDVLFPQGDHQRDLAGRRLDTIAVSQPAVFAVQYAMAQLLMSWRLRPSAVVGHSLGAYAAACVAGVFSPADAVKLVVERGRLLGLIPAGGMAAVRMPEAELTPLLPAGLSVGAVNGPRQCTVTGPVDLVARFVRELTERAIEARVLRIATAGHSSLVEPILDRFAEVVAGLHMHRPELPMLSDTTGTWADPDRLRTVDYWVAHLRQPIRFGDALSTLLATESRVLVDVGPGRTLQSLTRQHPDFGDRHVVVHMLPHPVDAISDLGTALAAMGQLWAGGASVDLTALHAGERRRRTPLPTYPFERRRYLVPPPEHARPTASGNTPASWIGARAQGTPDEGMRRDNPPHPPVLAALLVAFGKALGEPDIEAQDSFFDLGGDSLIATKVAAWARTEFAVAVTAADILRSRNAARLASVIEERRAGAAPTMQRINP; from the coding sequence ATGACCGACATCGCTTACGAGGACAACGACCCGAGTCGATACATCGCCGTCATCGGCATGGCGGGACGATTTCCCGGAGCCGCCAGCGTGACGCAGTTCTGGCGGAACCTGTGCCAGGGCATCGAATCCATTTCGGTGCTCGACGATCAACGCGACCCCGCGCACCCGGAGTACGTCCCAGCGTATGGCGTGCTGGCGGGGGCGGCCGAGTTCGACGCGGAGTTCTTCGGCTACTCGCCGAACGATGCGCTGATTCTCGATCCGCAGCACCGCCTGGTGCTGGAGTGCGCGCACGAGGCGCTGGAGAGCGCCGGGTACGGCGGCTCCGGCCGGCCGATGACCGGGGTCTTCGTCGGCGGCTCCGGCACCCACTACGCCGAGCACGTCCGGGCCCGGCTCGACCAGCTACCGTTCGTCGACGAGTGGCAGCTCCGGCAATCCACGGCCGTGGACTTCCTGAGCAGCCGGATCGCCTACCAGCTCGGGCTGACCGGTCCGGCCGTCACGGTGCAGACGGCCTGCTCGACTTCGCTGGTCGCCGTGCATGTTGCCATTCAGTCGATACTCGCCGGCGACTGCGACATGGCGATCGCGGGCGGGGCAAGCGTGATCGCGAGCCTGCCGAGGATGCGGTACACGCCCGGCGGCATCGTGGCCCCCGACGGCCACTGCCGGACCTTCGACGCGGCCAGCGCCGGGACGGTCAGTGCCAGCGCCGTGGGGCTGGTGGTGCTCCGACCGCTGGCCGACGCGCTCGCCGACGGCGACCACATTCACGCGGTGATCCGGGGCTCGGCCATCAACAACGACGGCCGAGGCAAGATCGGGTTCACCGCGCCCAGCGTTTCCGGGCAGGTCGAGGTCGTCCGCGCCGCGCACGCCGCGGCCGGGGTCCACTCCGACGAGATCGGCTACGTGGAGGCTCACGGCACCGCCACCGCACTGGGCGACCCGATCGAGGTCGCGGCGCTGACCAAGGCCTTCGGTGCGGGGACCGGCTCGCGCGACCGCTGCTGGATCGGCTCGGTCAAGACGAACATCGGCCACGCCGATGCCGCGGCCGGCGTCGTGGGGCTGATCAAGACGGTGCTCGCTGTCGAGCACGGCGTGCTGCCCGCGAGCTTGCACTTCGAGCGGCCCAATCCGGCGATTGACTTCGCCTCGTCGCCGTTCGAGGTCAACACCCGGCTGCGCGAGTGGGGCACCCCGGGCCGCCCTCGGATCGGTGGCGTCAACGCGCTCGGGGTGGGCGGTACCAATGCGCACGCCGTGGTGGCGCAGGCCCCCTCCGCGCCCGAGGTCTCGGCGGGTCGGTCGCATCAGCTTCTCGTGCTGTCGGCGCGCACCCCCAGCGGCGTCGAGACGGCGGCGCGGCAGCTCGCCGACCACCTGAGGGCCCACCCGGACGTCAACCTCGCCGACGTGGCATGGACCCTCCAGACCGGTCGCACCGCGTACCCGCACCGCCGGTTCGTGGTCGCCGCCGACCCGAGCGAGGCGGTCGCCGCGCTCCGCGGGGGCAGCCTCGAAGGCAACATCGCGAAGACCGCCAGTCCCGCGCCGGTGTTCATGTTCCCCGGGCAGGGGGGCCAACACGTCGGCATGGCCGCCGCGCTCTACAGTCAGGAACCGGAGTTTCGCCGCGGCCTCGACCAGATCGCCGACCTGGCGGGCCCGTCACTGGGACTGGACCTGCGCGACGTGCTGTTCCCCCAAGGCGACCACCAGCGCGACCTCGCCGGACGACGGCTAGACACCATCGCCGTCAGCCAACCCGCGGTCTTCGCCGTCCAATACGCGATGGCCCAGCTCCTGATGTCCTGGCGGCTGCGGCCGAGTGCCGTGGTCGGGCACAGCCTGGGTGCCTACGCGGCCGCTTGCGTGGCCGGCGTGTTTTCCCCGGCCGACGCCGTCAAGCTGGTGGTCGAGCGGGGACGGCTGCTCGGTCTGATCCCCGCGGGCGGTATGGCCGCCGTACGGATGCCCGAGGCTGAGCTCACGCCACTGCTGCCCGCGGGACTGTCCGTGGGCGCGGTCAACGGACCGCGGCAGTGCACGGTCACCGGCCCCGTTGACCTGGTGGCCCGATTCGTGCGGGAGCTGACGGAGCGAGCGATCGAGGCCCGCGTCCTGCGGATCGCGACCGCCGGGCACTCCTCGCTCGTCGAGCCGATCCTCGACCGGTTCGCGGAGGTCGTCGCCGGCCTGCACATGCACCGACCCGAGTTGCCGATGCTCTCCGACACCACGGGAACCTGGGCCGACCCCGACAGGCTGCGCACGGTGGACTACTGGGTGGCGCACCTGCGTCAGCCGATCCGGTTCGGCGATGCGCTGTCTACCCTGTTGGCGACGGAGAGCCGAGTCCTGGTCGACGTCGGGCCCGGACGCACGCTGCAGTCACTCACCCGGCAGCATCCGGATTTCGGAGACCGGCACGTCGTCGTGCACATGTTGCCCCATCCCGTGGATGCCATCTCCGACCTGGGCACTGCCCTCGCCGCCATGGGCCAGCTCTGGGCAGGTGGTGCCAGCGTCGACCTCACCGCACTGCATGCGGGCGAGCGTCGCCGGCGAACCCCGCTGCCCACGTACCCATTCGAGCGACGTCGCTATCTGGTGCCTCCACCCGAACATGCCCGCCCCACCGCCTCGGGCAACACACCTGCTTCCTGGATCGGTGCCAGGGCCCAAGGGACACCCGATGAGGGAATGCGCCGCGACAACCCGCCCCATCCACCGGTGCTGGCCGCGCTCCTCGTGGCGTTCGGCAAGGCGCTGGGAGAGCCGGACATCGAGGCGCAGGACAGCTTTTTTGATCTCGGTGGCGACTCACTGATCGCGACCAAGGTCGCCGCCTGGGCGCGGACGGAGTTCGCGGTCGCGGTAACAGCCGCCGACATCCTGCGCAGCCGCAACGCCGCCAGACTCGCCTCGGTGATCGAGGAACGCCGGGCCGGCGCCGCCCCCACCATGCAAAGGATCAACCCATGA
- a CDS encoding amino acid adenylation domain-containing protein, which translates to MIAAGIRAGGSRPALTDRDGTHSYTELDQAASALALELYAAGVRPGTPVVIHCPLSRWAVVAMLGVLRTGAQYVPVDASFPVERRMAMIRESGAVVAVVDPRSRTELPPGCTFQTVLRIPTHLDGTTPASPSRHAPDLAAYTLFTSGSSGVPKGVVVSRHSLAYSTQARLAYYPSAPSVFLLCSSISFDSSVAGIYWALATGAHLVIPSPSVVDTVAIRDACQQYAASHVLLIPSLYRILLESDEDDSLSSLRAVIVAGEACPPELVRRHFDLLPEVALYNEYGPTECTVWALVHQCQPSDGDATAVPIGRPIPGTEAYLRTDNGPAATDEIGELWLGGPGVALGYTTEPATSRGANRLYRTGDFARVDERGHVHYHGRRDGQLKLAGVRLELMEVEHALSAASGGRSSAIGVVRQAGTPIALVGFVVSAPGELQPVALRRHMRGMLPHAAVPAAFCAMDQLPCLSNGKLDRRALDHMAASHIAASSTSALQGSTT; encoded by the coding sequence ATGATCGCGGCCGGCATCCGCGCCGGGGGCTCGCGACCGGCCCTCACCGACCGCGACGGCACCCACTCCTACACCGAGCTCGACCAGGCGGCCTCCGCGCTCGCGCTCGAGCTGTACGCCGCCGGAGTTCGGCCGGGTACGCCCGTGGTCATCCACTGCCCGCTGTCGCGATGGGCGGTGGTGGCGATGCTCGGCGTGCTCCGCACGGGCGCGCAGTACGTGCCCGTGGACGCTTCCTTCCCGGTCGAACGGCGCATGGCGATGATCCGAGAGAGCGGCGCGGTCGTTGCCGTCGTCGACCCGCGGTCGCGTACCGAGCTCCCCCCCGGTTGCACCTTCCAGACCGTGCTTCGGATCCCGACGCACCTCGACGGGACGACACCGGCTTCGCCGTCGCGCCACGCTCCCGACCTGGCCGCCTACACCCTGTTCACCAGCGGGTCGAGCGGGGTGCCCAAGGGCGTGGTGGTGTCCAGGCACTCCCTGGCGTACTCGACCCAGGCCCGGCTGGCGTACTACCCATCAGCCCCGTCGGTGTTCCTGCTCTGCTCGTCGATCTCCTTCGACAGCTCGGTCGCCGGCATCTACTGGGCGCTCGCCACCGGGGCGCACCTCGTCATCCCCAGCCCCTCCGTGGTCGACACCGTCGCGATCCGCGACGCGTGCCAGCAGTACGCCGCCTCGCATGTCCTGCTCATCCCGTCGCTCTACCGCATCCTGCTGGAGAGCGACGAAGACGACAGCCTGTCCTCGCTGCGGGCGGTGATCGTCGCTGGCGAAGCCTGCCCACCGGAGCTGGTACGTCGCCACTTCGACCTGCTGCCCGAAGTCGCGTTGTACAACGAATATGGCCCCACGGAGTGCACGGTCTGGGCTCTCGTCCACCAGTGCCAGCCGAGCGATGGTGACGCCACCGCGGTGCCCATCGGCCGGCCCATCCCCGGCACCGAGGCCTATTTGCGAACCGACAACGGACCGGCCGCGACCGATGAGATCGGCGAGCTGTGGCTCGGCGGCCCCGGAGTGGCTCTCGGTTATACGACCGAGCCGGCCACCTCGCGGGGAGCGAACCGGCTCTACCGCACCGGGGACTTCGCCCGGGTGGATGAGCGTGGACACGTGCATTATCACGGCCGCCGGGACGGGCAGCTCAAGCTCGCTGGCGTCCGGCTCGAGCTCATGGAGGTCGAGCACGCCCTGAGCGCGGCTTCTGGCGGCCGGAGCAGCGCGATTGGCGTGGTCCGTCAGGCCGGCACCCCGATCGCACTCGTTGGCTTCGTCGTCTCGGCACCCGGCGAATTGCAACCGGTGGCGCTGCGGCGCCACATGCGCGGCATGTTGCCGCACGCCGCGGTGCCCGCGGCATTCTGCGCCATGGACCAGCTTCCCTGCCTGTCCAACGGCAAGCTCGACAGGCGCGCACTCGACCACATGGCAGCAAGCCACATCGCAGCGTCCTCCACATCGGCGCTCCAGGGAAGCACGACATGA